Proteins found in one Planococcus citri chromosome 2, ihPlaCitr1.1, whole genome shotgun sequence genomic segment:
- the Tif-IA gene encoding RNA polymerase I-specific transcription initiation factor RRN3, whose product MSYASVSRQSSTPSILRKTPKPKSPGLRVRFQVDKISNLKNLLSDYVKEKTNKDAYVDVICRIRDAGDELTDEEFIKLITETNDCISVLSEELKLFVQVILILKWANRSDEAALQYKNFLLNVCSAHNYYTKFVFQMLITSFADVIENSYHDNCLPSEQEERAFQHVHETFRSLLKLIPMSKGVISNIILKKYPFKGASAQSHLNFVHNLLNIASYEPSLRPKILDIIISKLIFFDASTSKDEIEKAENGTEMKTDPVFSMEIDDVTPDEDMKNDKARKLDYCLHRLFKFIHAECHDKNGELKFVKLKTLYAEFIEIFEERILPTCGSCHLQFILFYLVSFKQKLAEDFITYLWNKFKNSNVAPIIRQATACYISGILAHGSFFSVQFVKNMMNEIASWLHTYINAVSDFTEDSNRSMVNRHGAFYALCQAFFYLICSRQDELVNSNKHLKFLENLNLGKIVTCRLNPLLVCSRNVVNMFAAVTKTYQLTYCFSVLNNYNVVIRNSTDIWLDEYLPFECYLLKRSGGIIHPIYCRMSEPSTDISEPEPMESKGEDEEDFIPNGMTISNSPRVPVLSSSPFFGCNVSF is encoded by the exons ATGTCGTACGCAAGTGTATCGCGCCAAAGTTCTACACCATCTATACTTCGGAAAACTCCAAAACCGAAATCACCCGGACTCAGGGTCAGGTTCCAGGTCGATAAAATCAGCAACTTGAAGAACCTTTTGTCTGATTACGTTAAAGAGAAAACCAACAAAGATGCATACGTCGATGTCATTTGCAGAATTCGAGACGCTGGAGACGAATTAACG GATGAAGAATTCATAAAGCTCATTACAGAAACGAACGATTGTATTTCCGTATTGAGTGAAGAGTTGAAACTCTTCGTTCAAGTTATACTG ATATTGAAATGGGCGAATCGGAGCGACGAGGCTGCTCTTCAGTACAAAAACTTTCTGTTGAATGTTTGTTCGGCGCACAATTATTACAcgaaattcgtttttcaaatgttAATTACTTCGTTTGCCGATG TTATTGAGAACTCGTATCATGATAATTGTCTTCCTTCGGAACAAGAAGAACGAGCCTTTCAGCATGTTCACGAAACATTTCGAtcattattgaaattaattccGAT GTCCAAAGGCGTTATATCGAATATAATTCTAAAGAAATATCCGTTCAAAGGCGCAAGTGCTCAAAGTCACTTGAATTTTGTCCACAACTTATTAAATATAGCATCTTACGAGCCTAGCTTGAGACCTAAAATTCTCGATATCATTATTTCCAA attAATCTTTTTCGATGCTTCAACTTCTAAAGATGAAATAGAAAAGGCTGAAAATGGCACAGAAATGAAAACAGATCCGGTATTTTCGATGGAAATCGACGACGTTACTCCCGACGAAGACATGAAAAACGATAAAGCTCGTAAATTAGATTACTGTTTGCATCGATTGTTTAAATTCATTCACGCCGAATGCCACGATAAAAACGGTGAATTGAAATTCGTTAAATTGAAAACCCTTTACGCCGAGTTCATCGAAATCTTCGAAGAAAGGATATTACCAACGTGTGGCTCGTGTCATCTTCAGTTCATCTTGTTTTATTTAGTCAGCTTCAAACAAAAACTCGCCGAAGATTTTATTACTTATTTATGGAATAAATTTAAGAACAGTAACGTAGCTCCGATCATTAGACAAGCAACTGCGTGTTACATTTCTGGCATTTTAGCTCACGGTTCCTTCTTCAGTGTCCA atTTGTTAAAAATATGATGAACGAAATAGCTAGCTGGTTACATACGTATATCAACGCTGTAAGTGATTTCACCGAAGATAGTAATCGATCTATGGTTAACAGACATGGAGCTTTTTATGCCCTTTGTCAAGCATTTTTCTATTTAATCTGTTCCAGACAAGATGAACTCGTTAATAGTAATAAAC atttgaaatttttagaaaatcttaaTCTAGGCAAAATCGTCACTTGTCGATTGAATCCGTTACTCGTCTGTTCTCGTAATGTTGTCAATATGTTCGCCGCTGTCACGAAAACATACCAGTTAACATACTGCTTCTCAGTGTTGAATAATTACAATGTTGTCATTAGAAATTCTACGGATATTTGGCTCGATGAATATTTACCTTTCGAATGCTACCTTTTGAAAAG ATCTGGCGGAATTATACATCCAATTTATTGTCGAATGTCTGAACCATCTACGGATATAAGTGAGCCCGAACCTATGGAAAGTAAAGGCGAAGACGAAGAAGATTTTATTCCTAACGGCATGACGATATCCAATTCTCCTCGCGTACCTGTTTTAAGCTCTTCACCGTTCTTCGGCTGTAACGTGTCTTTTTGA